A portion of the Chryseobacterium tructae genome contains these proteins:
- a CDS encoding GDYXXLXY domain-containing protein, with product MKKYKWLIIAINLVLLLIYFNYSVAEKEALLKNGQPILLKLAPVDPRSLMQGDYMSLRYAISDNMNAERIPKRGYCVVKLDAKGVAEKVRFQKDPTPLKAGEHLIKYTSPNEWRINIGAESFFFQEGQAEKYSKAAYGGIRTDKDGNSLLIGLYDEQLKQIQ from the coding sequence ATGAAAAAATATAAATGGCTCATCATTGCTATTAATCTTGTTTTGCTATTGATATATTTTAATTATTCAGTAGCTGAAAAAGAAGCTTTACTTAAAAATGGACAGCCAATCCTGCTAAAACTGGCTCCTGTAGATCCCCGCTCACTGATGCAGGGCGATTATATGAGCTTAAGATATGCTATTTCAGATAACATGAATGCGGAACGAATTCCGAAGCGTGGCTATTGTGTTGTAAAACTCGATGCAAAAGGAGTTGCTGAAAAGGTTCGTTTTCAAAAAGACCCAACTCCTCTGAAAGCTGGAGAACACCTCATCAAATATACCTCGCCCAATGAATGGAGAATCAATATCGGGGCAGAGTCTTTCTTTTTCCAGGAAGGCCAGGCAGAAAAATACAGCAAAGCTGCTTATGGTGGAATAAGAACCGACAAAGACGGAAACAGCCTGTTGATAGGATTATACGATGAACAATTAAAACAGATTCAGTAA
- a CDS encoding T9SS type A sorting domain-containing protein: MNTGTLAVSNTMKKENISIYPNPAQDFIGFKGNTEGYSKANIYSLDGKLIKTAEVNSENIQISDLPPASYFIEVSGKNSDTKKTTKFIKK; encoded by the coding sequence TTGAATACGGGAACATTGGCTGTAAGCAACACTATGAAAAAAGAAAACATCAGTATTTATCCTAATCCTGCTCAGGATTTTATTGGATTCAAGGGTAATACAGAAGGATATTCAAAAGCGAATATCTATAGCTTGGATGGAAAACTCATTAAAACAGCTGAGGTAAATTCAGAAAACATACAAATATCTGATCTTCCTCCAGCATCCTATTTCATTGAAGTCAGTGGAAAGAATTCTGATACCAAAAAGACGACAAAATTCATCAAGAAATAA
- the ribB gene encoding 3,4-dihydroxy-2-butanone-4-phosphate synthase translates to MEKLLEQFGATSKERVEKALSTLQQGKGILLVDDENRENEGDIIFPASTITEQDMALLIRECSGIVCLCISEEKSKHLNLRPMVENNNSKNQTAFTISIEAKEGVESGVSAKDRVTTIRTAVAENALAEHIASPGHVFPLIAKKEGVFERRGHTEGSVDLVKMANLGDDAVLCELTNEDGSMARLPEIVEFAKKKEMSVVTIEDIYAYRKMIMSN, encoded by the coding sequence ATGGAAAAATTATTAGAACAATTCGGAGCAACCTCCAAAGAACGTGTAGAAAAAGCACTTTCAACATTACAACAGGGAAAAGGTATTCTTTTAGTTGATGACGAAAATCGTGAAAACGAAGGCGATATCATCTTTCCCGCTTCCACTATTACAGAACAGGACATGGCACTTTTGATCCGCGAATGCAGCGGCATTGTTTGCTTATGCATTTCTGAAGAAAAAAGTAAGCATCTCAACCTTCGTCCGATGGTGGAAAACAACAATTCAAAAAATCAAACCGCATTTACCATTTCCATTGAAGCCAAAGAAGGCGTAGAGTCGGGAGTTTCTGCAAAAGATCGTGTAACAACGATCAGAACAGCTGTTGCTGAAAACGCTTTAGCAGAACATATTGCAAGCCCTGGACACGTATTTCCTCTGATCGCTAAAAAAGAGGGGGTGTTTGAAAGACGTGGACATACAGAAGGCAGTGTAGACCTTGTAAAAATGGCCAATCTGGGTGATGATGCTGTACTTTGCGAACTGACCAATGAAGATGGCTCTATGGCAAGACTTCCGGAAATTGTGGAATTTGCTAAGAAAAAAGAAATGAGTGTAGTAACGATTGAAGATATTTACGCTTACAGAAAAATGATCATGAGCAATTAA